A region of the Candidatus Zixiibacteriota bacterium genome:
CCTCTCCCCATCAACTCCAGCACGCGATCGGCCCCGGCCTGCAGCGGCAGATGAATATGGGGCATTATCTTATCATATCGAGCCATTACCTCGACCAGACGCGGTGAAAGGTCCTTGGGATGCGAGGTCATATACCGGATGCGTTTTATCTCTGTCTCCGAGGCGACACGGTCGAGCAAGGTCGGGAAATCGGTTTCATCGTGTCGATAGCTGTTGACGTTCTGGCCCAGTAAAGTAATCTCAACGACCCCCTCACCCACCAGTCGGTTCACCCAGCCGATAATATGATTCGGAGAATGCGCCCGTTCGTGACCGCGGACATAGGGCACGATGCAGTAACTGCAATAGTTATCGCAGCCTCGGGAGATCGTGATAAAAGCAGAGAAATCGGTTTCACGGATAGGTTCGATCTGGTCAATATGCTCATGACCGAAAGCAGTGTTAATCAACGGCGTTGGTTCCGCTTGCTCTATTAAATCGGGCAATTCGAACAGACGATCGGTACCGAGAACGAAATCGACATGCGGCGCCAACCGGATTAACTCATCCCCCAGCCGCTGGGCCATACAGCCGACAACAGCGATCTGTTTTGAGGCTCCGTTCTGCTTGAATTTTCGAAGATCCTGGAGACGTCCCAGTGCTCGTTGTTCCGCCTTATCACGAACCGAGCAGGTATTGAGAATGATCAGGTCGGCATCGGCTTCGTTATCGACACGACGATATCCGTGAGTCGACAAATTGGATACGAGCGTGGAGGAATCAGCCAGATTCATCTGGCACCCAAAAGTGGTGATATGAAAGGTGCTGATCCTGCGGCTCATTTTCTTTCTCGGCCTCATCGACGGGTACAGTTGACCTTCTAAGATGAGGCCGGAAAGCCTTTAAAATCAACTAAAAACGGGATTATCGGATGATGGGAATCTTCTCCCCCTCAGGTTCAGACATCACTCGGCGCAGCCATAGACCAGCGGTGGGCCTTCACGGAACATGAAGTCCACGAATTTCACCAAATCAACGATATCCACCTGACAGGAAGCGTTGACATCAGCCCGGTTCAAATCGATAGGGCGCGGTCCATGCCTGAACATATAGTCAACCAGATAGACAAGATCGGAGACATCCGGTCCGTCATTATTGTAATCGACATCACCGGCCAAAGGCGGTAAAGGACCAACATGAATAGTAAAATCTACCTCATCGATGTAGCCGGCGCCGTTATCAACCACTCTGGCTCGGAATGGATACAACCCGGTATCGCTCGGCACGCCGGTGATAATCCCTTCGTCGTCCAGAACCAGGCCGGGCGGCAATGTCCCTGAGACGATCGTATACACATACCAGCCGGTGCCGCCCTTTGAGATCAGGGTATCTTCATACGTCTGCTGAAATTGCCCTTCCGACAAGTCATCATCGCCGGTTACGATCCGCGCCTTGAAAGAAACCTCATCGGCATACTTCATGATCCAATTGGAAGGATCGAGGAAGATGTTATTCACATAGCTCGGGAAATTGAGTTTGAACATCTCGCGGCGATCGTTAACCTCGAAAGTCAGGGTATCATCCGGCACTGATTGAAAGTCGAAGAAAAAGTCAACCGGCATGTCGAATACTTGCGGCGACGTGGTTTGTGTCTGGAGCACCAGCAGGTACAGGTCGATGCCACCTTGATCGGAGGCTTCCTGCAGGTAAGCGAACTCATAGTCCGGCCGATAGGTACCGTAAATCCACTCGGAGAAAAAGTCACTTAAATCGCGCCCGGACACTTGTTCGAAAATCTCCTGAAAATCCTCGGTTTTAGCCGAGCCGTATTGATATTCAGAGTTATAATAAGCCTCTATTCCGGCAAAAAAGGCCGAGTCGCCAATGACATGACGCAGCATGTGAAGCACCCAGGCGGCTTTATCGTAGGACAATCCGGTGTTAAAAATGGTCCAGACATCGGTTGTATCATAAACGTAGATAGTCCCTCCGCCCGCATAGCACATATCGGCCATATAATCATGATAAGCGGTCCAGCCGGACTTATGCAGATAGTACAAAGCTTCAGTATAGGTAGCCCAGCCTTCGTTCAACCAGATATCGGACCAGGATTCGCAGGTTATCATGTCCCCCCACCATTGATGAGCCATTTCGTGTACTACCACCGGCTCACTGAAACCGAAATTCGCACTGGTCATGGAGGTCATGGTCTGGTGTTCCATACCGCCGCCCCATTCGAAATTGGCATGGCCGTATTTTTCATCGGCGAACGGATAAACACCGTAAAGGTCCGACAGAACCGTCAACGCCTCCGGCGTGACGTTATATTTCCCCAGGGAATAACTGAGGCGCTCAGGATAAACGGCATGAACGATCGGCATAATCACCTGGCCGTCGTTGTAGTTCCATTCATCGTACCAGACTTCATAGTCTGAAATCGCAACGGAGAACAGATAACTGGCCATGGGGTGATGCCCGGTGTAATAATAGACATGGCTGTTGCCGCCGGGAGCAATCACCGAATCAAGTGTGCCGTTCGAAGCCACGTAAAATGCCGTATCGACTTCGATTGCAATGGCGAAGCTGTCCGCCTTGTCGTCCATACGATCCTTACAGGGCCACCACGAACGGGCATAATATGGTTCCGAAAGTGAAGAAATGACTTTGGATCCATAGGCGTTGAAATCGAATGAAAATCCCATAAAACCACCCTGGTTCGGGTGGCCGTGATAATAGAAATCAAACTGAAATAATTCGCCGTCCGTATACAAACGGTCAAGTTGGACTACGACGATATCACCGTCACGATAAAACCCCAGCGGCCCCGAGGGAGCGACAATAGAGTCGGCCACCATATCGGCCTGAAGATCAATTTGAATCTGGGTAACTTCGGAAGCAGCCGCAGCAGCCGTGAAACCAATCCGTCCGTAGAGCACTTCGGCCGTGTCATCGATCCGAATGGCGATATCGTAGAATTTCATGTCATAATTTATCTGAGTACCGTCGAGTCTTCCCCCGGTAGCCAGTTGCGAAGCAACTCGTCGTTCGGATAGAGCCGAAGCTTTGGCTGCGCCTAGATACCGATGCATCTCAGCCGGAGACATCTGTTGTTCATCATCCGCTACTAGCGGCTCATTACCGGCTGCAACCGATGACCATAAGAGCGAAATAAGTAGCAGTAATTTCACTAGTCTTCCAACAGACCTGTACATTATCCTATCTCCGGCAGTGATGCTGTTCAATTCCTGAACAGCAAGCCAACCTGTTTCGTTTCAATCGCTTGTTCGATTACGAGACTAACTTCAGTCAACCCATTCTATAATAAGACGGTCAATCCGCAGCAATCAACCAATAACAACGTCCTTAATAAAAGCAATAACTGAGCCGCCGGGATCTAAAATAGAAATCGCCTCCGGATCATCTGTCCGGAGGCGATTGAACACACAGCTATTTGAATCGCTAATATGGATTACCACACGGGATGGGTCCCTGATTGAACATATAATCAACCAGGTAAATGAGATCCTCTATCGTGATCACCAGGTTGCAGTTCATATCGCCGACAACCAACGTCGGTTGAGGAGCGGGACCATCATAGAACATGTACATGACCAGATAAACCAGATCTTTGATAGTGATCAGGCCATCATAATCGACATCACCGTGGAATCGCCACACGCGCATCTTAAGCGACACCGGTTTTGGTGAATTAGAAGCATCCGGGGCATCGATATAGAACGTATCCACATATTCCCCAAAAGGATAACCGGTGGAGTTGACATTGAAAATAACCGTAGCCGGCACATCACCCGAGGTAGTGCTGGGATAAAGCCAGCCAATATCCTCAACAAGCGACCAGGGCATACATCCACCATAACGATTGAAAATTCCTACAATCGCATCCGGTGATGGTCCGCTATTCTCCTGGGTCGGTATCACATAACTGGATGTCGGCAGGATAATCTGTGGCGTTTCGGTTCCTTCGATCACATTGTACTGCACGAGGATAAATGCCGGGCTATTGATGGCGTTTGGTGCTTCGACCAGGATAGTATCGAGATAAGTACCGGCAGACAACGGTAATTCACGGGGCGTCACTACAATGGTTGCCGGAGCTGTTCCGCTGGTCTGGCTTACGGTGAAGTACTCGGTTTCAAACAGCAGATTGAACGGCATGGGATTGTCGCCGCCCAAATTCGAAATCAACAGATTGACCGGCTGTGGTATTCCGAAATATCCCTGCGAACATTCGTAGGTGAATAAGTTCATTGTCGACAGATTGGCGTTAACCCAGGCGGGTTCTGCTATGTAGTGGAAATAAAACTCAACCGGGAAGGGGCTGTTGATCGCCTCGTTTGAATTTACCCAGATCGTATCGTAATAATCGTTACCAACCGTCCCGCCGGGGATTTTAAACGAAATAACGACATCTTGATCAGCAGCGCCACTGGATGGGGTCATTGTCATGATGCGGCTGGAAGACTCTTCCAGCCAGAAGTTAAGAGCTCCGCCACCGCCGTTCTTAATGCGGATAGTGCGATCGGGGATATTGACTACCGGCACATCGACGATGATCGTATTAAAAGCGGAATCGACTTCTATTATAGGCAAATCGGAACCAACCGAAAGTGATACCGGCACTTTCACCGGATCGTTGGTGGCGTTGGGATCGGATACGATCAGTGTATCCACATAGCTGCCGTATGCCAGACCGGTTATGTCGACACTAACCGTGACATTAGTCGAATCCGTCCCACTGCTCGGACTGGTGCTGAGCCAGGATTCGGTATTGGTAATAGTCCAGTCGAGCACCGAGGCGCCGGAATTCTTGACTACAAGGGTTTTCGGTGTCGGATTATCGCCATTGGCAATAGCATTAAAATACAGGGCGCTCGGCGAAACTGAAATCACCGGTGGTGGTTCTTGCAAATCGAGTGTCACCACAACCCGTTGCGGTGAGTTGACGGCATTGGCCGACTCGATAAGAATAGTGTCAATGTACTGACCGGCAGACAGACCGATGATATTGATCGAAACCATGGGCGTCAGCGGCGTCGTTCCCATGATCGGGCTGAGCACCAGCCACCCGGCGTCTTCGGTCAACGTCACATCGGTAGAGCTGACGTCGGTGGTTATCGAGAAACTCTGCGAAGCCGGGCTGGAACCACCCGCTACGGCCTCGAAATGAAGCGAGTCGGGAGCGACAATCAGATTTACCGATGGGGTGTAGCTGCTGTCATAGATCGTGTAAGGTCCTTCCCAGATCGGGAAGTAATCACCACCTCCGTTACCCGCTACGAATTTATAAATCGATGAAGGTCCGAACTCAAGGGTATCGAGATTGATTTGATCGGTGGCATTCCAGTCGGACAAAGTGAAATAATACGTAGCCCAATGACGGCGGCCATCGGCAGGAGGTATCCCGGTTCCGAACATGATCGAACCGGAAAACACAAAACGCTGATTGGTGTTGGTCGTCGCCAAACTATTACCGTCGTAGAAATATGGGCCGATTTCGAAATTATCGACTGTCAACGATGAACCGACAGCCGAGTCCATTTGAAGATTGGGATTATCCCAGGAAAAGCCCATGGTTGAGCCTAACACGTTGTTGGAATCTGAGAACACCCATAAATCGGCTTGAAGATGAAGTTCGTTAGTGGCAACATCCGGAACCACTGAGAACTCAAAAGCGACTGTGTCCACAAATCCGAACTCCTGGGCATGAATGCCCGCAGCTCCCAGCAGGAGCACCAGACACAGACCGGCAAGTGCAACAATCCTATTCATGCGCTACGCCTCCTTGGATTAACGATCGAGCCGATGTCCGTTACAAACTCGATATTATTCTGATGAATGTATTTTCTTTGCAAGTATGACCCGCTTCGGGTAACAACGCCCCGCTTCGAACTCAAGTTCGTCAACCCGAGTAGTATGACCAATACAGTCAATACTCACCCAAATTGATAATAACTAAACGTTGATCAACCCACTAAACGCGTGCGAGACCTTGGGACAGAATTGCCCAGAAACCTAACTCGCCCTAATCAATGTTATGATAACACGCTCAGTTGAGCATTGTCAAGGATAATTGGGATAGGATTGTATTAGCAGCCACGCTAAGCTGTTATTCGAAAACTTGTTAGCGACAAAGATAGAATGCTGTATCAGTCGTTCTTGCGTGAACGTGCGGCTTTCCCGGCACTACGTTTACGAGACGACGTTGTGCTTTTCCTCTTTGATCGCTGAGCTTTTTTCTTGGCTTTGGCGATCTCTTCGGCAAAAATCTTTTCGAGAGTGAACGACGATGGGGTAAAATCCATCAGACATAGCTCGAATAACTCATCCACTCGTTCGATAAACGTGAACTTGGTCTTGCGAAGAACCTCACGCGGTAATTCCTTAATATCCTTCGCATTTTCCTTTGGCATCGCGACATGATGAATACCGGTCCGGAACGCCGCCGAAACTTTTTCCTTGATGCCGCCCACCGGCAACACACGGCCGCGCAAAGTGACTTCACCGGTCATGGCAATATCGTTGCGAATCGGGCGTTCGGACATGATCGAAGCTACTACCAGACAGACCGTCACACCGGCTGAGGGACCGTCTTTGGGAATCGCCCCCGACGGGAAATGAATGTGAATGTCGAACTCGTTGAAATCCTGTGAGTCGATACCGAGCATGTCGGCCTTACTACGTACGTA
Encoded here:
- the miaB gene encoding tRNA (N6-isopentenyl adenosine(37)-C2)-methylthiotransferase MiaB → MSRRISTFHITTFGCQMNLADSSTLVSNLSTHGYRRVDNEADADLIILNTCSVRDKAEQRALGRLQDLRKFKQNGASKQIAVVGCMAQRLGDELIRLAPHVDFVLGTDRLFELPDLIEQAEPTPLINTAFGHEHIDQIEPIRETDFSAFITISRGCDNYCSYCIVPYVRGHERAHSPNHIIGWVNRLVGEGVVEITLLGQNVNSYRHDETDFPTLLDRVASETEIKRIRYMTSHPKDLSPRLVEVMARYDKIMPHIHLPLQAGADRVLELMGRGYTLDHYLSLVELIREHLSYVSLTTDLIVGFPTETDEEYEQTLGAVEKVGYDAAFMFRYSVRPGTKAAELSDDVPEAIKIARLSKLIDLQQKISFERNQREIGQIRLGLVEGFSRRSQDLYRARTEGNKIVLFSASEAAPGQIIPIRITRADAFTLHGEPEGIPE
- a CDS encoding M1 family metallopeptidase: MKLLLLISLLWSSVAAGNEPLVADDEQQMSPAEMHRYLGAAKASALSERRVASQLATGGRLDGTQINYDMKFYDIAIRIDDTAEVLYGRIGFTAAAAASEVTQIQIDLQADMVADSIVAPSGPLGFYRDGDIVVVQLDRLYTDGELFQFDFYYHGHPNQGGFMGFSFDFNAYGSKVISSLSEPYYARSWWPCKDRMDDKADSFAIAIEVDTAFYVASNGTLDSVIAPGGNSHVYYYTGHHPMASYLFSVAISDYEVWYDEWNYNDGQVIMPIVHAVYPERLSYSLGKYNVTPEALTVLSDLYGVYPFADEKYGHANFEWGGGMEHQTMTSMTSANFGFSEPVVVHEMAHQWWGDMITCESWSDIWLNEGWATYTEALYYLHKSGWTAYHDYMADMCYAGGGTIYVYDTTDVWTIFNTGLSYDKAAWVLHMLRHVIGDSAFFAGIEAYYNSEYQYGSAKTEDFQEIFEQVSGRDLSDFFSEWIYGTYRPDYEFAYLQEASDQGGIDLYLLVLQTQTTSPQVFDMPVDFFFDFQSVPDDTLTFEVNDRREMFKLNFPSYVNNIFLDPSNWIMKYADEVSFKARIVTGDDDLSEGQFQQTYEDTLISKGGTGWYVYTIVSGTLPPGLVLDDEGIITGVPSDTGLYPFRARVVDNGAGYIDEVDFTIHVGPLPPLAGDVDYNNDGPDVSDLVYLVDYMFRHGPRPIDLNRADVNASCQVDIVDLVKFVDFMFREGPPLVYGCAE